The Doryrhamphus excisus isolate RoL2022-K1 chromosome 22, RoL_Dexc_1.0, whole genome shotgun sequence genome segment AACAACTCATTAtggtttataaaatgtatttgaataataatgttttatggTCATTAGAAAggttatttcattttaaaattggAGACAACGGTAGGCATTGAACCAAAAGATGCAGGAATACTAATGGCTTCAATAGATCAATACAATTAGAAAGGGGCAAAATATATCCTGTACATTTTTAGAAGCTGTCCAAAAACCTTCCAAAGGAAGTTTAGGTAGagaatttttgaaatattattataataaaccaGAAATGAACACACCTTcaatttattcctgtaaattcCCATATATTGTCATCATAAAAGCTGTTGCTTTGACAAGCATAAATCATaaccctaataataatagtgactaAAATGCTTGCTTATTTCCTATGCATCCTGCAGGTGCAACCAGCACTACGGACTTCCTGGGGATGGACGTGGAGAGCGCAGCCGCCATTGCAGGCCAGTGGGTCCTGCTGGTCCTGGGCCTGGTTCTCTTGGTAGCCACCATTGTCCTGGCCTACAAGTACAGGAAGTCAAAGAAGTCCGGTAGGTCATTATCCACGATAGAGCTCAAACAAAAAGACTAAATAGCTAGCGTACTTTAGCTTTAGCACAGTAACAGCCCTAATGTGAATATTGGTGTTTTGTCAGTGTACAGTGCACACGATCACATTTGCTTTCCTTTGTCTGCCACCCTAATATGTCttgtatatttattgtatacaCTTGGAGCCCAAAACCTTTTTTTGTTGGCCTGGCAAAATCACATTGCAccattttgtaatttatttgtaatatgttcATACTTAGGGAGCAAATATTTGTAAAGTTATTGTTTGTGTAAACATATTTGATTTTGTTCTTATttctacaataataaaaaaaagtacaaaagtacTACGACGTTTCAATTGGACCTTATTGCAGGAACAATTTAATtacattgcagaaaaaaaactgtgcatTCGTTTGAGTCCTCAAAGGGGCCAGTGTAAGgcccacaaaaaaaataccTGGCAGCTCTCAGGTAACATGAACAACAAATAGTCCCACCAGAGACGACCAAATCAATGTCCTCTTAGTCCACGCTGGTTTTCAGTGCTCAAAGGTACAGAACCGACTGGGATGTCGTCCAAAAGTTTGCCTCACAGCAAACGGCGTACAcccactggccacaacattaggtacaagtgcacatcatgtcatgtaatAGCTACATGAGTGGCTCTTGGTATGATGCAGCCTACTTTTGATaaccacaacaataaacataaacTGCTAAATTGTGCCAGTGTACCTAATGAGGTAGCCGGTTAGTCAATAAAACATATGTACGTCACGTATTACACAACTACATACAATGCCGCCTCTAGTTGATTACGATATTTACAAAGCGTTATTAAATCCAGTGTTATGACTCCCTGTTATGAGATCATTCGAAAAAGATCCCCTGCCATGTTTACACAAGACTGTATAATAAATAGTCATCAATACAGGGGCAAGAGAATCAAGTAGTACTCAAGTTAGTACCGACCGTAGTCCCTGAAAACATGGAATAAAGCAAACATATGTTTTGCACACAAGGTGGGAATTGTAGTGTGAAAGAGACGGatgcaaaaacatttacaatCGGAAATAAAATTCACGGTTGATTGGGAAGACGACATgaggacaaaaaaagaaaggcaCTAAATTAAGAATATCAAAGTCCTGAATTCAATGAACATCACTATTATATTCTCTGAAAACAACAAAGTCCAGTATATTGCACTGAGAAGTCTAGAAAAAGTCAATGCATTTAATCCACAGGGGGTCCAGACTGGGTTCTTTCTGGTGTTCTTAGTTTGGCCAGTGTACAGTCGGGGGTTCTAAGCAGAGGCCTCAGTAGTAGAAATGCTGCGTCTCTGTCCAGTTGGTGATCCAATGCTTTCTATGCAGCTCCTCAGGCTCAAATCCTTCATTGGACTGATAGCGATCAGCCATGCGAATTTTCACCCCCCGGTGCTTCGGCATTATCCGGTAGTAGAGGGATCGCTTGAAGAATCCGAGCTGGGAAGAAAAGAAGTGACATTAGAGACTAAAGGAGAGCTAAGATTTAATGGCGGCTCCAGAACAACATTTAGGAGATTTAGATTCTGCATAGAAGTAGAGAGttgggaaagagaaagagaaggggggggggggcacagtatCCAACTGAAGAAAGACAAGCTACAAGTATCTCACAAAAGCGAGTACACGCCTCGCATTTCAGAAACTATTTTATTACATCCTCTAaggggacaatactatagaaatgaagctggaatataatatttagaatGTGGTCTAGTTTCCCAAGGTAGGGGTCATGCTGCGCTATAGAGGGTCACAATGCAAGCTGGGATTCATGTTTCCTTTCatgaatgaaccacagctccacaGTGTTGACAGCACTCATGGCGCCCCAGACACAACTATCTTGGTATTCATTAGTGTTggcagctatttagacaataatgaccATGTGTTGTATATAACACATTAtactacaatacagtacagCTGTACAATGATTATTCTAAAGTAtaagtttcatttctatagtattgtcccttaaGATACGGTGTATTAAAATGTCACCTGAAATGTAAGTGGTGTACGCACTTTGatgatacatacataaacaaccAGAAACTACAGTTCAATCAcaatacatgtactgtaaatgctgagaggttatttttttcatacaaaaatGAATTGGGGACTGATTGGTTCATACAACACAGCATCAATCTGTGCTACCTTGCCAATATCGGTTGTCCCTGTAATGGCATGACACCATTGCAGAACAATAATATACACATTGTTCaattcatttaaattaaatgcGTCATTTTTGGTGTAgtctctcagcattcacacaatggcacagacagacagacagcttAAAACCAGCCTAAAAAGAAGGCAAGATGTTAGACATAAAAGTGGAAGCCAGAAAGATGCAAGAAGTTGAATCACACCCTACAATTTCATTAGTAATGACGACTTATTAGAagggctgtttttttgttgttttttttacccaaaagcCCCTCTGGTGTGTGCGGTCGGAGGACCCATAGTGGGTCTCAGTAGTCCTCAGTGAGCCTTTCTGTCTCAGAGGGCTGGATCTTCATCTCAGCCTTCTGGGCTTTGGCCTCATACATCTCCCTCCTGCTGGCCCTCTGGAAGAAGCCGCACTGGAGGCGGAGGATGTCAAAGGTTAAACTCCATACCGTACAGGAGCGTATATCCACTCAGGATGGTTTTGCTAAACAAAACTGGAAGCTTTTTCAGcatctttttttaaagtcatggtGTGCACAAATGAAGCAGTTGAATGAATGGTTGATGCCTCACCTTCCAAagtataataatgatgattcCGAGAAGTACAATTCCTGCTACCGCAGCAGATATGATGATCCATAGTGGAAGTTCATAAGGTGTCTCCACGCCTGCCACCGGCTCTATGTCCACTGTAAACTACATAAATGACAGTAACATCATCATGTGCATAAAGCAATTAATTAAAGCAAATAACGACTAGGGCTTTCAGTACACACTAggcacatagtatcagcatttgggaacaAATATAGGTGAAAGAAAATGGTAAAACTACAATATAATAGTCTATCTGTGCAGCTTGGGAGAATGATagaaggtgcattcaaggaccgtcaaactTTCAATCATGTATAAATATGCATTTGGACACTTAAATGCTTTACTGTTATCCATCTTGTTAAATGTGCTGGTATTACTTTAAAAATTTGAACcgaaaatatggtaataaaataGACAAGCCTAATAATGACTAATAAATCCTTGATGGATCGTTACCGTGGTGGTCTGGCTGTCCATCTTAATGGTTGGTTTGTCGGTAATGAGTTTCAGCGTTGCTGCCCCTCGGACTTTGATCCACAAAGCATTGGGATAGTCCTGTAAAAGACAACGGAAACACGCCATAAAATTggtgtttgtgtgagtgacaggaagaaaagcgcTGACTCATTTGGGGAGACATTGTTTGGCGCAAACTACTAGGCAGCTATTATGTATTGTGTTCATAGAGGTAGAATGTTTGACAATAATGTAATGTTATACTAAATGTTGTACTAACTAAATGTTATACTAAATGTtatactaactaactaaatgTTATACTACATGTTATACTAACTAACTGTTATACTTTGTtatactaactaactaaatgTTATACTACATGTtatactaactaactaaatgTTATACTACATGTtatactaactaactaaatgTTATACTAAATGTtatactaactaactaaatgTTATACTAACTAACTTAATGTTATACTACATGTtatactaactaactaaatgttatactaactaactaaatgTTATACTACATGTtatactaactaactaaatgTTATACTAAATGTTATACTAACTAACTTAATGTTATACTACATGTtatactaactaactaaatgTTATACTAACTAAATGttatagtacatgttatactaACTAATTAAATGTTATACTACATGTTATACTATATGTTATACTAACTAATTAAATGTTATACTACATGTTATACTAACTAACTACATGTTATACTACATGTTATACTAATTAAATGTTATACTACATGTtatactaactaactaaatgTTATACTACATGTTATAGTATATGTTATACTAACTAAATGTTATACTGCATGTtatactaactaactaaatgTTGTACTATATGTtatactaactaactaaatgTTATACTATATGTtatactaactaactaaatgTTATACTACATGTtatactaactaactaaatgTTACTAAATGTtatactaactaactaaatgTTATACTATATGTTGTACTATATGTTATACTAAATGTTATACTATATAAACAACGTCCAAGACAAGACTGGTTCACAAAGGTCGAGAGATGCAGAATGTAAATGTTGCTTATGACCCTTGAACGCACCTCGAGCATGGTGCTGTTCCACAAACGAGCACGGACATAAATCTTGGCCGAAGTGGTCATGTTCAACAAAGGACACGTGAAGGTCACGCATCTGGCCGTGCCCTTGGAGCATTCCTACAAACATCAAAACGTACGGTTACGACACATCGCCACCCGTGGGTTAACAGGAAGCTGGGTAGCCAGCTCACCAACAAGTAGGATTCTTTTCGCGGCGTGAGCAGCGTGAGCGTGGCCTGCGGCTCGGTGATCTGCAGCTTATCATTGGAGTCGTCTATCTGGATCTGCCTTTTTACACGCGTTGATGCACTTTCTGACAACTGGGGGAGGAAGTGGGAAGTGGAACAGACACATGACATCAGAGGCGTGGAGAAAATGACTGGCTTTGATCAGGAAATTGCGCTCAAAATAGAATTTGCACATCTCTTTTCTATTTGGGGCCCAGTGATGCTTCAATGTGGTAAAATGTTCCGACCAGAAATTACATGAacgttggcttttttttaaaaacacagtcAAAGCCTACAGTAGGTCACAGTAGTGTGAGACTGTTTGTAATGTTTATAATTGTGGTTCTAGTCTGCAGTGGTGTCATCTAATCAAGTGTCAGgcaatgtttttaacatttatataaaACTGTAGACTTGTAAATTAATGCACAGGAACAATCTTTGAGCAGGGACCCAAGTGGACCTCAGCAATGGCCAAAATCCTTCGAATATACTGGCAAGTTCTTTATGCAAGCGTCATTATCCGCCTTTTGTCTGATTAAAGGTGTTGCATTATGGACAATCGGAAAATCCAAAGATGTCTCACAGTTAGATTGAGAGGGTTGACGACATCTCCAGGAGGTCTACACTCGGTCTCCGATTCTGCCTGAACCATGATCTGAGTCAGGTACAGAAGCCACTTCCCGTTGGACACCTCAAAGGGCCACTCAAACTCCACAGCCAGGGTCCCCAAGTCCCCCAGAGGTTGTCCTCTCATGTGGACCTagttggaataaataaaaaaaaccatatGGTGTGACTTTGTATCTCCAAATAGCGTCCTCCTCCGCACATGGCTGCACCACAAAGCAATATTAAACCCCAGACAGTGAAGCATACAGTATAGTCCTAGAGGTCTAATAAAAGCCGAGTGACTCACGTTGAATATGAACTCCAGCAAACTGCCCACGTCGCTGCTGTTCACCATAGCTGACTCGCCCATCACCGTTCCGCCAAATTTGGTCTGCACTTGTTCGTTTTTTCTGCACAGGGCAAAGAGGTTTTTATCAATCAGGACTCAAATGTTGTGATTTTGTGTGGAACAAGTCAATGAAACCCACATGGAGAACGTTGGGATGATGGTGTTCTCAATCAGCAGCGTCACCGGCACTGGATGAAGGTCGCTCTGCTCACTGAGACTGACACAAGCAATGGATGACAACAGTGAAGTTCAGTGCTAAATTAGTTTCAAATACCAAGGCAGAAAAGAAgaacaaaatagttttttacAGGATGTATTCTTTGTCAGTGTTTGATTTCCTTTTAAAGGCAAAATCTCCATCATCTTGCcattagtggtgtgtcggtcatgaacgaacaggtcaaaagaactagttattttttgtgaacgcaatgaacgaggtcaccgcccctaaaatactcattcagtccgttcagttacaaatgttgttttttttttttttaaaaggttagggttaagggtcagtgacctcgttcattaTGTTcataaaaaagaactagttcttttgacccgttcgttcatgactgacacaccactagtcatcacgtgttgttgcgctgttgagtcggaacaaacgtgaacatgagtgaacggactgactcgacacgattGACCAATTGagcgaaatgaacggatcttttaaCTGAATGAACCGTAAttatccggttcactgaaatgaacgcttttgcccaccactatttGCTATGTCAGTGGTGCGTGtgactgacaggaagaaaagctctgactcgctttttttgcatttacagAGCTCTTCACCCTGAATAAGACAACCCAGCTTTTTTCAATAGttataatagtatttttaatatctatgtatttattatagggctgcacggtggtcgagtggttagcgcgcagacctcacagctaggagacccgagttcaattccatctctgtgtggagtttgcatgttctccccgtgcatgcgtgggttttctccgggtactccggtttcctcccacattccaaaaacatgctaggttaattgaatgtgagtgtgaatggttgtttgtctatatgtgccctgtgattggctggccaccagtccagggtgtaccccgcctctcgccctaagacagctgggataggctccagcaaccccccacgaccctcgtgaggataagcggtagaaaatgaatgaatgtatttattctaataaataataaacagcaTCTCTCAGGGTATTTCCAGTTCTTCGCTCCCAAATAAACAACCCAATGTGTCCAAAAGCGATCCTTACGTGGACAGAAGCAGCTGAGACTCGATCTGCCGCGTGTACAGATCTATACCTGATGTCTCCAACCTCAGGGCCAGTGACACCTAATGATACGAGGACATAAAAAGGCCACTTATTTTCAGCAGATGTCCAAAAATAGAACTCCACGGGTGACATGtaccttttcttttcctttgAGTGGATTCCCCAATTCGCAAAGAACTGTGCCCTCGTAATGACATTCAACATCGTGGTCCTGTAAGGAAAAGAACCACCATCTTTAATGCAAATACTCATGGGTgactttagatcaggggtgggcaaactttttgactcgcgggccgcattgatatgacaaaatttacagggggggaggggggggggggggcagactatatattttacacgtaacagtccacctggtattattgtatctgtaaaattgtcatgcaatctgcttttattattttatatgtatatttaaatattttaaaaataataaaatattataataattacaataaaattaaaataataattattatattattattatgtaaaatatgcaaatataacaataatattatatataattaatataataatttgcattaatatactaattataataatcataatagttctaataataattataataatctaataataataattattattattattattatgtgcttgtgtcccttttttcaggagcactttgtaaacaacagaccatgtcaaaaaacaaaattgatacaaccatcaaaaggttggctcaggccatgatgccaggttgtatgttgagtttaaatgaaatactttggaaagattgggcgggccgtattcaaacacttggcgggccggatgtggcccccgggccgtagtttgcccacccctgctttagatgcaTGTAAACTCAGCTTTATTACCCTGGAAAAGACTAAAACATAGGATGCTATTGGTTCATATTTAAGTTATACAGGGtttgctgccctctagtggacgtACCTGGGATCTGACACCAGAGTATTTCAGAGCATCAGGGATGGTGACATTGAGCATAGCCTGGTGAGCATCCTCCGCTAGCTTTCCTCTTGAAGGAAAGTTGGTCACCTCCACTATCAGCATTATTATCTTCATGCTGCTGTTGAACTGAAAGATTTGGACTTTGTCCTGTCTGGGTAAAGGAACACATGCGTGATTTATTCATTTggttttattacaaaaataatacatgcaTGTGGTTAGAAAATAGTCAAAAGAGGCGTCACTTATTCTGACATTATGCTCACCTGGGgaatattttttcctcattgttGGCAAAATGAGCTTTGAGCTGCAGGTTACTGGTGCATTTGTTGTCGGAGCCACACGCCTTTTGGAAGTTGATCTGCAGGAACAGTCAAGTCATATTGACATCAACAGGAAGTGCTATTTTTCCGTGGGGGAACTTGTTTATCGTTTATGCGAATAGGAAAAAGGCCATGCAATTTTGGGACTAACATTGGGGTCTCAATTCCGGTTTCAAACATAAAACTGTAGATTTGTGCcaatcaaaagtgagcattaATGGTGCTGTGATGTCATGTTGTTGCTAATGATAATAAACAAGAGAAAGATCTACCTTGCATGTACTCGTACCTCTGATCTTTGGGtgagtttctgctcttgactgagaACAGGGAATGAGTCCAGGTTCTGAATGGAGCGTCTTGATTTGGGTTTTTGTTCAAACAGGGACATGTTTACGGAGAAGACCACCGGCTCCAATTTGTCTCTCACAGGCGCCTTTGAATGCATCCGAGGAGATGATACCGCGTTACATCGCCGAGACGTTCAATGTCAAGATGCCATGATACGAATTGGAGACTCTACCGCAACATTCAAGTTGAGAACTTGACACTTGGATTTGGCCGACGGCAGGGTGAGCGTTCCTGTGTAGGTGTCATCGTTGTTGTCCTGGAAGCGAACACGCGGACTCCTTCTCCTCTCCATGTCAGCCTCCACCGTGTACTCCACCGCTGTAAGGaagtaagcacacacacacacacacacacacacacatgtcacgTTATTATTggttatgtcatatttttgacAGAAGTGACATTATTTGAGTAAGTACGACAGACTCACTGATGTCTTTCTTGAAGTTTTTGTTGCCGTTGCTTAAAGTGAAAGACATGCACAAAGTGGCTGTGAtgctgtaaataataaaaataaagcaattaaTTTCATAACACTATAACATAAGCCAGTATGCGATGCATCTCACcatgctgtatttccttggcacTGATTAGGATCCACAATCTTTGGCTCCACGGTAAAGTCCTGAGTTAAGTGGACCACTGGCCGACTCCTGTCAACAAGGACAAGGACAACAATAAGGAacttaatgtaatgtaaaaaaattcattttaccAACAAAGGAAACTTTGCTGTGATAACGTGTACCTGAGCAGCGCGATGCGGTCATCAAGCGAGCCCACTAAGATGTCAGGGTAGCTGTTGTCATCCATGTCCATGCCTGCGCTGATAGAGTAGCCGAACGTCTTGAACGCACCACTAGCCACTGATTTCCCCTCTATTACCTGCAGAGGGCGAcaaaaattagattagattcaacttttttgttattgtagggcaacaaaatgcagttagcatccaaccagaagtgcaattttataagtacctcagtagtaagtaaatgtagaaaaatggacagatctatgtacaaactataacaggctatgaggatatgtacagggatataaatgactataatatggctattgcagattatacagattctaacagtatgcacagtatggatgtgacaatatataataacagtagtatgtacagtattgcaatgaagtgactagagcaggggtaggcaaactttttgactcgcgggccgcattgatatgacaaaatttacggggggggggggcagactatatattttacacgtaacagtccacctggtattattgtatctgtaaaattgtcatgcaatctgctattattatttattattttatatttatattttaaaaataataaaatattataataattacaataaaattaaaataataattattatattattattatgtaaaatatgcaaatataacaatattatatacaattcatataataattagcattaatataataattataatatcataatagttctaataataattataataatctaataataataattattattattattattatgtgcttgtgtcccttttttcaggagcactttgtaaacaacagaccatgtcaaaaaacaaaattgataaaaccatcaaaaggttggctcaggccatgatgccaggttgtatgttgactttaaattaaatactttggaaagaacaggcattcaaacacttggcgggccggatgtggccgtagtgtgcccacccctggactagcgtatggctattgcagattatacaaattataaacagtatgatgtatgaatgcaacaagatataacagtaatgtaatatgtacaatatgacAAAGATGACATCATTGTAAGATTCAAGGGAAGATAAATCAGATAAATAAGGACTTATGTTACCTGACTGGGCTTATTTGAGATTCcctttttacttcctgtccaTATGTAGACCTTGCCTGTATCATGGAACGGAGCTCCGACTGCAAAGTCTGCACATATAAAGATATGTATTAATAGTATAAGGCCTGTAGGGGGCAACCTAACACAACACTAACActgtacttcctgttcctgttttgCATAATGTACCTTGAATTTTTCAAGGAATTGACAcacttaaataataaataataataagccatCACATcaattttttaatgcattattcTTTCTATTAGTAATTTTTTATTAGTgcatttatattgtattgtttctCCTACCTACCTTGGAATCCATCCTGGTTGATGTCACCAATGGCGGCCACTGCAAGGCCAAATGCAGATGATGCCGGCCCCTTTAGAACTGTAGTTGGAGTCTTCTGGAAGGATCCATTCTCGTTCATATAAATATAGACAGCTCCTCCCTCGTCCTTCATGCGGTCAAAGTAATAGGGGGCGCCCACTATTAGGTCGTTCCAACTGGAGGCgcagaaaacaaaaatatctaTTTAAATACTCGaaatttgaacaaaaacaaacaattctcAGATCCCAAAAACTTAGAGAGAGAGCTATGATTTCAAACATGTtccaaaatatggaaatatgtaTGGTGACATGATCTAATGCGATGGGCCATACTTGTCGTTGTTGAGGTCTGTGACAGCCAGACTGCTCCCAAAATACGAGCCCACTTGTTCCCCGGGGATGATGAGCGCCGTCTCGATTTTGGTGTCAGTCTTCACCCCAAACATCACAGAGCCCTTGGACTCATCCCTGGGGGACCCCGCCAGCACTGTGTAGTCATTAAGGCTCAGTAGCTTCTGCTCTTCAAGAACAGAGTAACCTGCAGGAGACACAAAGATGATACAATGTACTCATTATTGCATTTTACATGTTAGTAAATACCTTTTGACTCATTAATGCAGAGTAACGAAGAAACATTTACCTATGTAGTTGTTAGATCGCTTTTTCAGCTGTCCAATGTCTTTAATAGAGTCCCATGCGTTGGCTGGATCAGAATCTCTCGATATAACATGAACATTTCCTTAAAAAGAGAGAAACCAGACAAGAAATATTGGCTTTATGCGCAACAACACATGATTAATTGATCTTTATCCAAGTGCGCACCTTGCCACACGAAGCTGCCCGGGGCACCCACGTATACATCGTTCTCATTCATCCCGCCCGAGATGCCCATGTTGCACATGCCTTCGAGCTCCATGCCGAAACCCGGGTTGCAGACCTCGTAGCTGTGAGTCTGCCAGCCGTCATCGGGGTCATAGGTCAGGTCGTTACTCCTCACGTAGCACTTTCCGATCATCTGTCGCTGCTCTTCCGTGCCGCTTTGGATAATCTTGACATAGCGGTGCCCACAGGCCTATAAACCCCAGAAGAGTTTCATTTAAAGGGCCATTTAAAGCAACAATCAGACTACAAGGAACGtagcaaaaaagcaaacatgctaactgttagcaagctagcatcTAACGAGATGGCAGTCTATAGCGAAAGCTTCAAGGCAGTACTACAATATCCGTGCATCACGCCATGTATGTAttagcctttagatgtgaggaatgccgctaaaatgttaacatgctaacagatatcatgctagcaccaaaagtgcagagaaagcattcctacatcatgctatggtaaaatagccaaaattccaacatgctaacatgttagcatggtgaCACCTGGCAAGATAACACTAAGTGccgaaagtgccaaggcagttccatagtgtccacacataatgtcatgtgcgtattttcattttgcataaaaaagtcaaaatgataacatgctaatacttaacatggtagcatctagcaagaaagcaccaagccccaaaagtgttaag includes the following:
- the itga3b gene encoding integrin alpha-3b, whose protein sequence is MSPRLFSYALVLFVHAAPICRGFNIDERFPVIKEGKTKGSFFGFSVAMHEQTQGSRKYLLLIGAPKEKALSLTNVNETGAVYSCPITADDSDCSRIDLISSPNPSDMVEGMWLGVTVASQRKQQEGRVLACGHRYVKIIQSGTEEQRQMIGKCYVRSNDLTYDPDDGWQTHSYEVCNPGFGMELEGMCNMGISGGMNENDVYVGAPGSFVWQGNVHVISRDSDPANAWDSIKDIGQLKKRSNNYIGYSVLEEQKLLSLNDYTVLAGSPRDESKGSVMFGVKTDTKIETALIIPGEQVGSYFGSSLAVTDLNNDNWNDLIVGAPYYFDRMKDEGGAVYIYMNENGSFQKTPTTVLKGPASSAFGLAVAAIGDINQDGFQDFAVGAPFHDTGKVYIWTGSKKGISNKPSQVIEGKSVASGAFKTFGYSISAGMDMDDNSYPDILVGSLDDRIALLRSRPVVHLTQDFTVEPKIVDPNQCQGNTACITATLCMSFTLSNGNKNFKKDITVEYTVEADMERRRSPRVRFQDNNDDTYTGTLTLPSAKSKCQVLNLNVAAPVRDKLEPVVFSVNMSLFEQKPKSRRSIQNLDSFPVLSQEQKLTQRSEINFQKACGSDNKCTSNLQLKAHFANNEEKIFPRQDKVQIFQFNSSMKIIMLIVEVTNFPSRGKLAEDAHQAMLNVTIPDALKYSGVRSQDHDVECHYEGTVLCELGNPLKGKEKVSLALRLETSGIDLYTRQIESQLLLSTLSEQSDLHPVPVTLLIENTIIPTFSIKNEQVQTKFGGTVMGESAMVNSSDVGSLLEFIFNVHMRGQPLGDLGTLAVEFEWPFEVSNGKWLLYLTQIMVQAESETECRPPGDVVNPLNLTLSESASTRVKRQIQIDDSNDKLQITEPQATLTLLTPRKESYLLECSKGTARCVTFTCPLLNMTTSAKIYVRARLWNSTMLEDYPNALWIKVRGAATLKLITDKPTIKMDSQTTTFTVDIEPVAGVETPYELPLWIIISAAVAGIVLLGIIIIILWKCGFFQRASRREMYEAKAQKAEMKIQPSETERLTEDY